A genomic region of Halomonas aestuarii contains the following coding sequences:
- a CDS encoding peptidylprolyl isomerase, with protein sequence MIVLQTNFGDITIALNHDKAPKTAANFEQYVRDGFYDGTLFHRVIPGFMVQGGGFDSDFNQKPTREPIENEADNGLANTRGTLAMARTQDPHSATAQFFINVADNDFLNHSGKNLQGWGYCVFGEVVDGMEVVEKIKEVPTTRRGMHADVPAEDVVIQKAYVKDEDGA encoded by the coding sequence ATGATCGTACTGCAGACCAACTTCGGCGATATCACCATCGCCCTGAACCACGACAAGGCCCCGAAGACCGCCGCCAACTTCGAGCAGTACGTGCGCGATGGCTTCTACGACGGCACCCTCTTCCACCGGGTGATCCCGGGGTTCATGGTCCAGGGGGGCGGCTTCGACAGCGACTTCAACCAGAAGCCGACCCGCGAGCCGATCGAGAACGAGGCCGACAACGGCCTGGCGAACACCCGGGGCACCCTGGCCATGGCGCGCACCCAGGACCCGCACTCGGCCACCGCCCAGTTCTTCATCAACGTCGCCGACAACGACTTCCTCAACCACAGCGGCAAGAACCTCCAGGGCTGGGGCTACTGCGTGTTCGGCGAGGTGGTCGACGGCATGGAGGTGGTCGAGAAGATCAAGGAGGTCCCCACCACCCGTCGCGGCATGCACGCCGACGTGCCCGCCGAGGACGTGGTCATCCAGAAGGCCTACGTGAAGGACGAGGACGGGGCCTGA